Proteins from a genomic interval of Caldisalinibacter kiritimatiensis:
- a CDS encoding M14 family metallopeptidase yields the protein MRILRIGSRGTDVKEIQSLLSKIGYNPGSIDGIFGPQTQGAVILFQRDNGLIGDGIIGPKTYRVINELLLGYDVYTIQPGDTLYNIAKRYYTTVNKIQVANPNINPDNLLIGQQIIIPYGIDIVDTNIDYTYAIMQRDIRGLKARYPFIELGTAGASVLGRELYYIKLGNGPNQVFYNGAHHALEWITSLLLMKFVENFAKAYAENTSIRGYDIRDIWDKSTIYIIPMVNPDGIDLVLNGLQPNSPYYNELLLWNNTNLPFNQVWQANIRGVDLNHNYDAFWQEYKEIAQELGYDGPGPTKYPGPFPESEPESKAIADFTRNHNFKLILAYHSQGEVIYWNFQNLAPPQAETIGEILANVSGYTLSETYGTASYSGYKDWFIHDYSRPGYTVEVGKGRNPLPITQFPKIYEDNEELLILASLM from the coding sequence TTGAGAATATTAAGAATAGGTTCTAGAGGCACAGACGTTAAAGAAATTCAATCATTATTAAGCAAAATAGGTTATAACCCTGGCTCTATAGACGGCATATTTGGTCCTCAAACTCAAGGAGCTGTAATTTTGTTTCAAAGGGATAACGGGTTGATTGGAGATGGGATTATAGGTCCTAAAACTTATAGAGTAATCAATGAATTACTTTTAGGGTATGATGTTTATACAATTCAACCTGGTGATACTCTTTATAATATTGCTAAACGCTACTACACAACTGTTAATAAAATACAAGTTGCTAATCCCAATATAAACCCAGATAATCTCCTAATTGGTCAACAAATTATTATACCATATGGAATTGATATAGTAGATACTAATATTGATTATACTTATGCTATTATGCAAAGAGACATTAGAGGACTTAAAGCTAGGTATCCATTTATTGAATTAGGTACTGCAGGAGCAAGCGTTTTGGGCAGAGAGCTATACTATATTAAATTAGGTAATGGCCCAAATCAAGTTTTTTATAATGGTGCTCATCATGCTTTGGAATGGATAACTTCGCTATTATTAATGAAGTTTGTAGAAAACTTTGCTAAAGCCTATGCAGAGAATACTTCTATAAGAGGCTATGACATTAGGGATATATGGGATAAAAGTACAATTTATATCATTCCTATGGTAAATCCCGACGGTATAGATTTGGTACTTAATGGTTTACAGCCAAATAGTCCATATTACAATGAATTACTATTATGGAATAACACAAATCTACCATTTAATCAGGTTTGGCAAGCAAATATTAGAGGAGTAGATTTAAACCATAACTATGATGCTTTCTGGCAAGAATATAAGGAAATTGCTCAAGAATTAGGTTATGACGGACCTGGACCAACTAAGTATCCTGGACCATTTCCCGAATCTGAACCTGAATCTAAAGCAATAGCAGATTTTACACGTAATCATAATTTCAAATTAATACTTGCTTATCATAGTCAAGGAGAAGTTATATACTGGAATTTTCAAAATCTAGCTCCACCTCAAGCGGAAACCATAGGTGAAATATTAGCTAACGTAAGTGGATACACGTTATCTGAAACCTACGGCACTGCTTCTTATTCAGGCTACAAAGACTGGTTTATACATGACTATA